One window of the Camarhynchus parvulus chromosome 24, STF_HiC, whole genome shotgun sequence genome contains the following:
- the LOC115913055 gene encoding TLC domain-containing protein 5-like: protein MLFPLPLRAACSLLAWFCLYKWFCHRYRHRNLEWSCRLVTLTHGILATCLSAYIGFIDGPWPLSHPGSPNTTLQVHGLCLSLGYFIFDLCWCVYFQTEGALMLAHHLVSIVGIAASLALGESAGDVNAVIFGSEITNPLLQARWFLKELGRYHTFTGDLVDFLFVVLFTGVRIGVGAWLMYCELASPRPRWYIKLGGVVMYVVSWVFMVSICRFARRKSISKYQAWRSRRSRELGCKTNGHLKGH, encoded by the exons ATGCTGTTCCCACTGCCCCTGCGTGcagcctgcagcctgctggCCTGGTTCTGCCTCTACAAGTGGTTCTGCCACCGCTACCGGCACCGGAACCTCGagtggagctgcaggctggtCACCCTGACCCACGGCATCCTGGCCACCTGTCTGTCTGCCTACATCGGCTTCATCGACGGCCCCTGGCCCCTGAGCCACCCAG GGTCACCCAACACAACCCTTCAGGTGCACGGGCTGTGCCTTAGCTTGGGCTACTTCATTTTTGACCTGTGCTGGTGCGTGTACTTCCAGACGGAGGGTGCCCTGATGCTGGCCCACCACCTGGTCAGCATCGTGGGCATCGCCGCCTCCTTGGCGCTGGGCGAGTCGGCCGGCGACGTCAATGCCGTCATCTTCGGCAGCGAGATCACCAACCCCCTGCTGCAGGCCCGCTGGTTCCTCAAGGAGCTGGGTCGCTACCACACCTTCACGGGCGACCTGGTGGATTTCCTCTTCGTGGTGCTCTTCACGGGCGTGCGCATCGGCGTGGGGGCCTGGCTGATGTACTGCGAGCTGGCCTCGCCCAGGCCCCGCTGGTACATCAAGCTGGGAGGGGTGGTCATGTACGTGGTGTCCTGGGTGTTCATGGTCAGCATCTGCCGCTTCGCCAGGAGGAAGAGCATCAGCAAGTACCAGGCCTGGAGGAGCCGCAGGAGCCGCGAGCTGGGCTGCAAAACCAACGGGCACCTCAAAGGCCACTGA
- the TLCD5 gene encoding TLC domain-containing protein 5, producing the protein MVPIVLEVSCSFVAWLCLYSCLCRWNRQRSCKWSCRLVTLLHGLIVTCLSGYVMFLDGPWPLTHAGSPNTPLQIHVLSLTLGYFIFDLGWCLYFQTEGDLMLLHHTLSICGMILVLGLGKSATEVNAVVFVSEITNPLLQTRWFLREMGSYHTPLGKLVDFLFVLLFLALRIGAGAWIMYGMVTSPEPNWLLKAGGLAMYVVSLGFMVEICRFVRRKLRRKAPSVDARSLQE; encoded by the exons ATGGTTCCCATCGTCCTGGAGGTGAGCTGCAGCTTTGTCGCCTGGCTGTGTCTCTACAGCTGCCTCTGCCGCTGGAACAGGCAGCGTTCCTGCAAGTGGAGCTGTCGCCTGGTGACCCTCCTGCACGGGCTCATTGTCACCTGCCTCTCCGGCTATGTCATGTTCCTGGATGGCCCCTGGCCCCTGACCCACGCAG GTTCACCAAACACCCCCCTCCAGATCCACGTGCTGTCCCTGACCTTGGGCTACTTCATCTTTGACCTGGGCTGGTGCCTGTACTTCCAGACCGAGGGGGACCTGATGCTGCTCCACCACACCCTGAGCATCTGCGGCATGAtcctggtgctggggctgggcaaaTCCGCCACGGAGGTGAACGCCGTGGTGTTTGTCAGTGAAATCACCAACCCCCTGCTGCAGACCCGCTGGTTCCTCAGGGAAATGGGCTCCTACCACACTCCCCTGGGCAAACTGGTGGATTTCCTCTTCGTGCTGCTCTTCCTGGCGCTGCGGATCGGGGCGGGAGCGTGGATCATGTATGGCATGGTGACGTCCCCAGAACCCAACTGGCTCCTCAAGGCTGGGGGCCTGGCCATGTACGTGGTGTCCTTGGGGTTCATGGTTGAAATTTGTCGCTTTGTGAGGAGGAAATTGCGGAGAAAAGCCCCTTCAGTGGACGCACGATCCCTTCAGGAGTAG